The sequence agacatgtcaaaatcgcttaccttctttcaagttctttctaatgctaaaaaaacgaactataagtacCAACGTTTCGACGCAGTATTACCTAGGTATTAATTATACGAGTACtcggtatttttattttacttttcggtgtttacattttttttcaatCTGATACGTAGTAATTAAATGAAACCGTACAAATACCAGTGTACCTAAAAAGCTGTTTTCTAGAGAATTCTGAATATTAATCACATTTTGTTTTCTGAAAAGCTACCAGACTTAATTAAATTCTGGACACATTGACATAGCtttagggcttatttagacggctcgcgaactcgtatacgattttagttacattgcggaccattgaggttacatcaattcagccgaccgatcaaatgacgcaatgtaatgaatctcgcatgcgagttctcgcaccgtctacaTAAGCCTTTATCGTTATTTATTTGGGATGGACTTTCATTGTACCGCGAAAGCCAATATTaactgtatatgtatgtatgcccTTAAGGCTGATACACAATGAATATTCGCTGTTTGTGTCccatttattaaaataacatgAGTAGAGCCACAAAAGAGAAGAGCCATCGAATAggacgtttttattttatatacaggtTGCAACAGAaaatcagaacacgataccgaatttttagggttccgtacccaaagggtataaacgggaccctattactaagactccgctgtccgtctgtctatctgtcaccaggctgtatctcaaaaACCGTGAAGAACcgttttgcgtaatggtacggaacccttcgtgcgcgagtccgactcgtacttggccggtttttgttacatattgtagtaggtacctatatgttaccgtcagtgttgacactgtcagtggctcatggtacgggtactggggcccatttctcgaacggtattagactaatattattagtccacgaactgtcaagtcGTATGcgttaccatggcaacacactaataatattagactaataccgttcaagaaataggcccctgttttaaatttaagttttgCACAGTCGAGTTCatgaataagggctcatttagacggtgcgagaactcgcatgcgagattcattacattgcgtcatttgatcggtcggctgagttgatgtaacctcaatggtccgcagtgTAACTagaatcgtatacgagttcgcgcgccgtctaaatgagcccttagtatttattttccaccttattgcaatgtatagtgtatacctatttatgaaCTCGTCTGCACTGTGTgttcatacataaataaataataattgtccTTATTTTCGCCTCCAAACAGCCTAGAAATATGAtaacttttgtttaaaattcaGCGTTGTGGGGAATGAAAATTATAGAATATCTTTAGGGAATTTCAGGTCATTGTTAGCGGCATGAAAAGGAAAACTTTCGCAATTGAGTTGGCAGTTCTGCAGAGAACTATTcttaatttgttattaaaatctgctttcggtttttttattaactatatgacgtatatttttattcatgGCAATAATTTACTTGATTGCATTGCATTATTCTGAAATAGTGTATCCGCAAAGTactatttataaactttaaaaaagaggaaaatggggattacgtttgtatggagaaacggcCGTCCATAGGGGACTATAGTGACTACATGAGTATAGGACTCATGTTTCCAATCTCACGTACGCCGTTCATCGGGGCTTGAGCCTGGAAATTTAAAACAATCTAATactagcccgtaccatgagtcactgacagtgtcaaaactgacatttaccctatcgagaacgtagtttactttctatacatacgagcaagatgtatagaaagtaaattacgttctcgacggcgtttatgtcagtgacaaactgatggtagccgtactgtgaCTCGTATTACTACAGAAGAGACACTCGACGGATTGTTTACGTTGCTCGAAAGTTAATAGGTCCACCATTTATCTCAGGCGGTCGAGTAAGAAGTTGCGCGGTGATTTTCTAGTAAAAGATGGCTGAGTTTTGGACTAaaactagtttatatttttaggcACTTAACATACCGAGGAAGAATAAgagaaaataatacaatatcatataatataatacaaacaTAGCGACCGAATGGCCACCACAGATCACCCTAGGCAGAGGCAGGtcaaaaatgagatggcgaGACGACCTAGACTCATTCTGTGGTGACTggcggtaggtacttatttttactttaacttttaaaaaataaattttatacagCTACAAGAGACCATAGACTTGAGTATATGGTTTAAATGTCAACTctatacctccacgcgttcccgagatgaatggttgacagacagacggatggatagacggacggacaacaaagtgatgtatgtatgtatgtatgtatgtcactttattgcacataaacaggttcaTAAGTGATCATATAcgagttccgttttttccttccgtttgaggtacggaatcctaaaaacatcagaatcagaatcagaaaaatatttattgccacAAAAAATATCTTATGAGCTAAGTACAACATAATTTAAACCTTAAATACTACAAAGGTACAAATTAATTAGaaagatataggtatatatgaaTGACTGGGCAATGGGCTTCCAATCTCAGCATATGCCAAGCACTCCAAGCAGAGGGCctagcgctggttttcagactggACCCTTGAGATCCGCCGGTcgcaggttaacaaattattataaataagtgcaacaaataaaataactgcAATAAATATAGGGCCCGTTTCAAACTTTAAGAAttgtcaattaatagatctagaaacgatatggattagatatgtcagtgtcaaaagtgacttttttgtttgaagaaaccgtcacatttgacactgacacatctaatccaggtcgtttctagatctattaattgacgtatcttaaagttcgaatcggaccCAATAATACAAATCAGCTCCGTACAGCCAAGCTTTCAACCAGTCCGTAGATAGCCACAATAACTTCTTACCAACCACTTACCAACAGCCTCAGCCCAACAGTAGACTTAATTAATCTTTTAATTAAGCTTTCGGTTTGATGTCAACTAAGGTCACTGACCTCGCATGGTGACACATTCAGGTTCAGACCTGAATATTGTATGAGGCAATCAAAAATATTTCAGCTCGCGTTTTGAAAGGGTTAACGGCCTAcgatttaaccttttccacgccgtgtcaaacaaaaaagctgtcactcagacgccacatcattgaagtgtcaaaacttaagttgaactttatgtacctatatgcacgtaggtctatgttgctctgtggtctgtgaccaattaatcggtctttggcgttgaacctacggtgcggatatatcggtcgttGGCGTCCAAAAGACATTTCAAATTTTCAGTTGGTGCTAATTGTAAGACCATTCAGTTcttcaaattattttttttaatatattttccaGTATCTTAGTAAATATTTGAGAAAATAGACAGAAAATACAAGATAGACCGGTTGATTCTGCTATTTTATACGGCctgtaatacgagcaaaaaattaaactgtgtgctgtactcctcaaattgaccaacatttgttcggTGACTTTAgatttcctatttttcatacaaattaacacattcgGTGCCGCAGACTACCCAAACTAATTTCATAGGTCACTTTTTCAGACTTGCTAAATGTAAGATTATTAATTTGTAGATAACCGTACAGATGAATCTTCCACTGAAAAATACCATTAGTAGTGTTGTTAAAAGACTAGTCTTGAAGTCTTTTAAACCTTAAAGACTTGCAAAccttgaaggtttgaagactCAAGCGTTAAAGGTCCATAAGAGGTTAGAACGGTACGTTATAGCGTTCAGTGCACTACTGGACGTacccgaaaagcaactggtaaataccAAATGATATATCTTACATAAGTTCCAGATACAAGTAAAGATAAGATACATACCTTCCTATCCTATGAAGGCCCCAGACTAGATGGACCGAGGATCTGGTTAAAGTCtgattgcgggccgaattattttgtatggttacaattttcattgtatttctaagcaaaatctatctcaatatacttctaAGGTcatatgctaaccaccgtttaaatattcgcccggtTTGGATTTACCTAACCACTGTATAAGGGATAATATTGAATCTGAAATCTAGAACGAAGTCTGGAATAGCATTCTAAATATGAtgcaccagcgggctcagcacggttccatttttatcgactatcactatgcccgtcactttcgcacttacatacttgttagaacgtgacagacatggtgataaacgataaaaatgcgaccgtgctactagggcagggcgtttctttttgttgtcccctacactttttttttcaaatttgggatttttgatgttatttctactcagaatcacgagctctttctatcctaataggagaaaaaaagtgtcctaaggtttttatttccattccgtcaccatttttcctATCCTATGAAGGGCCCAGACTAGATGGACCGAGGATCTGGTTAAAGTCGCGGGAAACCGTTGGTGGAGGGCAGCGAATGATCGTTccttgtggagatccttggggggaggcctttgtccagcaATGGACGTCTTTCGGCTGAGATGATGATCAGCGttagcgatcttcaaggttgtatcaaaataagatcaaaaccaattaagtataaactgaaatagataattatcatacactaaagaaaatgtgATCAAATCCACCGTAGGCCGAATACGCGTCTTTAGCTTACGCGGCGGTCCATTTCccaccgcagctgcactactgttaattttactatggaaattgacagtaacagcgacgcgttcagtacgaGTAGtgtagctgcggtcagaaatggaatgttacccttacccGCCTCCCGCCTATAACACCTCCCACCCCCCTCGGCCTCCGGtggatttggtcacattttctttcgtgtatgatatctatttcggTGTACAATTTAAATAGTTGTGTGACTATGattatcaaaaccgtaacaagttcttaactctgaatcgggctccagtgctaatatttaaaacctaacTTTATACTTGTTTAAGCGGCGGATATTTCGGTTAGAGGAAAATTCAATTTTTCAGATAATTAATTAAGTTGAGGGAATGTCCAGACCGTTGAGGCGAAGGTCAACGGCCATTTTTGACGGGACGCCATGGACGTTGCTCTCAGAAAATTAAATTCCGTTTTTTATTTCCGTGCTAAATATTTTAACGGACAATATTATGTCAATGGAAAAATTAACTTTTTAGGAGTACCCTCAAGTTATGAggtgttccaaaattgaagctctTACCTTATGGCAAATTGTACAtttgtgcacgtgctaacgtatcccgtaacttgtgtggagtattaagggacccactgattaacagtccgccggatggtatcggcctgtcagttgtcggctttttgttctaactggcaggccgataccgtccggcggactgttaatcagtgggcccctttacattgcgggccgaattattttgtatggttacaattttcattgtatttctaagcaaaatctatctcaatatacttctaAGGTcatatgctaaccaccgtttaaatattcgcccggtTTGGATTTACCTAACCACTGTATAAGGGATAATATTGAATCTGAAATCTAGAACGAAGTCTGGAATAGCATTCTAAATATGATGCACCAGGGCGTTTCTTTTTGTTGtcctctacactttttttttcaaatttgggatttttttatgttatttctactcagaatcacgagctctttctatcctaataggagaaaaaaagtgtcctaaggtttttatttccattccgtcaccatttttcatagactttgtatggcggtcgcgaaatggaaagatcgaaaaatgtatggaaattttgggacactttttttctcctattaggatagaaagagctcgtgattcaggccgtgtagccaagatgccaatcgcttacgcttcgtagcgatcgaaacgcaactgtcactgtcgcactaatatggaagagtgatagagagacacaaagcgtttcgttgtcgaagcgatagcgattgtaaccttggctaggctgcctgagtagaaataacataaaaaaatcccaaatttgaaaaaaaagtgtaggggacaactaaaaaaaatgtgttacgCACAGCTATGTGTTATTTTATAAGTTCTAGATCTAGAACGAAATTAAGTACAGTAAAAATTTTGGGTCAAGTATATATATTCTAATTGCCGCATCCATTCATCCAATGGCTATTGTTCTAATAGCCGAGGATTTTAGCAGGGCGCGCTCATTATGTAGGACGTTTACATGTAAATGAGCTAATTAACGTTTTTCGCAGTTTAATTTCAAGGTTAATACGCAAAACCTACGAAATGTGAAATACTATTCCAATGGATATAAAATACAGTTATCGATCGGCAAcacttttttaaccgacttcaaaaagctAGAGGTTAAATAATCGGATTGTTTTATATGTGTCACCGCTACCGTCTTAACACAATGAGTGCCATGAACCCGCTGtagctttcctctacaaagcgggaaaacgctgggATCGGCTACGAGCGCAGGGCTACGAAAACGCGTTAAAAGGTCAAAGGAGGTCGCCTAAATGTTACATTCGAATAACTGCAACATTGACGCAGGCGATATCACTGTCTTCTTCTCtacttcttcctcgcgttaacccggcattttgccacggctcacgggagcctggggtccgcttgacaactaaccccaaaattgacgtaggctctagtttttacgaaagcgactgccatctgaccttccaacccagaggggaaactaggccttattgggattagcccATGATATTTcgcacataagttccgaaaatctCATTGGTacatacgagccggggtttgacatggcgcaaaattcaaatgttctatgggacgacatcccttcgcgcctacattttgcaaatttgccgcctttttctactgtcaagatctagtTGACGGAGCTACGGCGTTCTGTCGTCTAAATTAAATAGTACCtgtttaaatgttttttgattttttaaatatattttagactataggtatataggtaggAATATATTGTAGGCTATAGGTAGGTGGGTATTtgtatgggccttgttgcctgaatttaaattaaatagataaatGTTTTGTATGACTGACCGAGCATTCAGTTACCAAGATTTCCTGTTTGAAAGtctgtatttttgtaaactgGTGTATCTGATCTTGTAGCAGTTAATCTTATAAAATGCTCCGTTTGAGTCGCCCGTAACGAAATAACAAGCATCTTTGTTGTTAACATACGTATGCTAATAGGATTTTTTTAGGGGcaccatttaaaataaggttttttGTTCAAACGttcatttattttctaacaATATTATGCCAAACGTAcaacacatatattaattttaataacaaaactttcgtgagacacagacatatttaaatatattaaaaatgggtcactcacgtattctAAGTCGAAAAccctcgacatgtttcactccgtacctgcaaaaatacgtgagtgacccgtttttaatatatttaacacaTATATCAACTTCCACCAAACTTTATATGAGTgaatcagaaaatttattttaagatttacaAGATATAAAAagtctaattttatttacatgtacATTAACTATCTAGTGAGAAATATACGGGGATACGGGGAAGAAAAcattgttaaaaaatatttgtcatcgtatttttgggccatccCGTGTTGTCGATTAAACCGAACAATTTTTTTACGAGTAGGAACAAcccggaaattaataaattcaaatgTGAGTCACACATTAGttaattttaacatattttttatttacactaTGTACATTTTccttattgaaataaatagtatttggTAATTATATTTACTGCAACATCATAACTAGATACAAATCTCTATTTTGCTCTACAAACCAAGATTTTGCTCCTTATATAATCTCATTTAGCGAAGTACAAATTTCAAGTCTAATATTTACAACAAGAAACTAACAAACCATACAAAAACTACGTAATGTAACTTATAAATACTTGTTACGACAGATACTACACCAATATCTTACCTATCTATCTTAGAAAACCCTGTGACTATCCAACTCACTATCTCTGACTTCGACCGAATACTGATACTCACATGGTAAAACCTTTTCTGTTGTCATCTTGTACCATacgtattctggcaaataaagaaattctattctattctattctattctcaaTTTAATGTGTTTGTGAAGGCCTGTCACATGACGAACTCATCGAGTGATTGTCCATATGACAGTTCATGTTTATTTGGAGAAGCTGTCACGTAAAATTTCAAGTTTACACatgaatttatttagaaatgtaacatttaagtaagtatatgtaatCAAAACATGGTAAGAACATACCTAtttcgttatttattttttaaattaagcccTACTAAGTGAGACTTGAAGGAACCGTCATAGGATGCGAGATCATTCGTTGCGAGAggtatacctaaagtctattttttattcggtaggctaaaatgacatttcatagtatgaaatgacattttatgttcatactatgaaatgtcattttagtctaccgaataaaaaattgactttacatGGCAATAACTATTATAGAGATATGTCACAAACTGCccaatgtatgtatgtttatgtcaaaatacattttacatgcAGCTGTCAATCTGCATCCCATCCTGCTTGTCGTCGTAGAAGTAGAAGACGGTGCTGTCCTCCATTTTGATGTCGCCATTGACGCCACAAAATGGCGCCGGTTGGTCTTTCACGTAGTCCACCTTGAACAAAAAAGTTTGTTTTTTAAACTGCACAATCTGATATACTACTTTACCTATCAGTCCTATCACGGATCAATGGTGTTCCGGATATCTGGGagccactgaccatccagcctctagacttaccttaggccaattcttttatgaaaccaatgctgccaaaaatacaggggtgcgggggacgaggtgagcgagtcccgtgccgtgattggtccgttcaaagacacgtgggcgtcagacagaaatatctgccgggcgctagtgatgtgacacgttgaataataacattgtcaatcacggtcaataatgtaataacagtaataatatgcaagcatgttttgaatgctatgttgattcgttcgttcgaaaacattaacccataacattgtggtttcgttagcaggtgtatctgcttcatataattaattttaaaaaaagctattggtaaaaaggcgtcttatgggatGAGTCCGAGTCGTCAATTTTGACAGTGACAAATCAGTATCATGTTGGAAACAGATCTAATAACGAAAACTAGAATTGGCCAGTTGGTTGAGTTCATTCCAGTTATATACGAAAAATACTCCGAAACCGGTCAGATGCATGCAAAACGCATAGATTCTTCTGAAACCGCATATATCTCACCTTACTGATGAAGGCTATGCGGGACTCTCTCTTCCGGTACTGCGATGCCTTGGAGGCACTCGTGTGGTCCAGGTTCATGAGACGCGAGTCCCTCCGTACTTTGCGACATAGCAGGGTTTCTTGGAATGCGATGCGG comes from Cydia amplana chromosome 15, ilCydAmpl1.1, whole genome shotgun sequence and encodes:
- the LOC134654830 gene encoding neuropeptides capa receptor-like, which produces MRSENKIVAAAVVVAFFVCWAPFHVQRVFYVYGRQHPKYELINEHLFNIAGALYYVSATVNPILYNVMSGRYRIAFQETLLCRKVRRDSRLMNLDHTSASKASQYRKRESRIAFISKVDYVKDQPAPFCGVNGDIKMEDSTVFYFYDDKQDGMQIDSCM